A window of the Oryza brachyantha chromosome 5, ObraRS2, whole genome shotgun sequence genome harbors these coding sequences:
- the LOC102719489 gene encoding uncharacterized protein LOC102719489 → MEEFQEADILWPEPSEDSLSSGDGRADGGVPSSSVVAGRPIGSPPETTSSLSAPVEIISRRKRRSRSWASEDGMLCQTDDEDDGGAAKKKANGIAVVPPHAIVDRRRLRGQTAAYSMCAGKGRTLKGRDLRNVRNLVLQMTGYIEK, encoded by the coding sequence aTGGAGGAATTCCAGGAGGCTGACATCCTGTGGCCCGAGCCCTCGGAGGACAGCTTGTCCTCCGGTGATGGCCGCGCCGACGGTGGCGTGCCGTCGTCTTCGGTGGTGGCTGGTCGTCCCAtcggctcgccgccggagacgacgTCGTCGCTGTCTGCTCCGGTGGAGATCATCTCCCGCCGGAAGCGGCGGTCTCGGTCCTGGGCTTCCGAGGACGGCATGCTGTGCCAGAccgacgacgaagacgacggcggcgctgcgAAGAAGAAGGCGAATGGGATTGCCGTCGTGCCGCCGCACGCCATTGTTGATCGGAGGAGGCTTCGAGGTCAGACGGCGGCGTACTCCATGTGCGCCGGCAAGGGGAGGACGCTCAAAGGGAGGGACCTCCGCAACGTCAGGAACCTCGTCCTCCAGATGACCGGATACATCGAGAAATGA
- the LOC102708343 gene encoding probable hexosyltransferase MUCI70: MSGSAASLGMRSGSCGSLASAGGGRKAPARGWGWRSGEKERLQLLHRVLRLVGRRRAGVLLLLAAASAAVFCSIFAVVKDDSASMIIANNYEVLNTIQNSVYPSMTRPLMTSSDQYSASSVNKTELPNRLHLSFANFTHHPCEGFSVAPPLVDPKRTGPRPCAVCYVSVDQAFALMPLQPSPSPVLKNLSYVSEDSITANLSNQGSVFGGHPSLEQRNKYFDINESMTVHCGFVRGKKPGQGSGFDINDDDLLEMEQCRELVVASAIFGNYDMIQQPRNASEFSKANACFYMFVDEETEAYIKNSSAVYRNNKVGLWRLVVVRNLPYEDSRRTGKIPKLLLHRLFPNVRFSVWIDAKLKLVVDPYLLLERFLWRKNATFAISRHYKRFDVFEEAEANKAAGKYDNASIDYQIEFYRNEGLTHYTTAKLPITSDVPEGCVIIREHIPITNLFTCLWFNEVDRFTSRDQISFSTVRDKIRARVDWMPQMFLDCERRNFVVQAYHRELLEQMIASGWKPPPVASELSRNLRPGSRKAPPSKKPSMKRKRGKKSSSRRRLPKPTTGMTDVTMGL, translated from the exons atgagcggctcggcggcgtcgCTGGGGATGCGGTCGGGGAGCTGCGGCTCCCTcgcgtcggccggcggcgggaggaaggCCCCCGCTAGGGGATGGGGGTGGCGGAGCGGGGAGAAGGAGCGGCTGCAGCTGCTCCACCGGGTTCTGCGGCTGGTGGGCCGCCGCAGGGCtggcgtgctgctgctgctcgccgctgcctccgccgctgTCTTCTGCTCCATCTTCGCGGTCGTCAAAG ATGACAGTGCTTCAATGATCATTGCAAATAACTATGAAGTCCTGAATACTATACAGAATTCTGTGTACCCCAGCATGACTAGGCCTCTAATGACATCCAGCGACCAATACTCTGCTAGTAGCGTCAACAAAACTGAACTTCCAAACCGGCTTCATCTTTCATTTGCAAACTTCACACATCATCCTTGTGAAGGTTTCTCAGTTGCTCCACCCTTGGTTGATCCGAAACGCACTGGACCACGAC CATGCGCTGTTTGCTATGTCTCTGTAGACCAGGCGTTTGCACTAATGCCTCTACAACCTTCACCATCTCCTGTCCTTAAGAACTTAAGTTACGTATCTGAAGACAGCATCACCGCAAATTTGTCAAATCAGGGCTCTGTATTTGGTGGGCATCCATCTCTGGAGCagagaaataaatattttgacattAATGAGTCAATGACTGTGCACTGTGG CTTTGTTAGAGGAAAGAAACCTGGCCAAGGTTCTGGGTTTGATATCAACGACGATGATTTGTTAGAGATGGAGCAATGCCGTGAGCTGGTTGTAGCTTCTGCAATTTTTG GGAATTATGATATGATTCAACAACCAAGGAATGCCAGTGAATTTTCAAAGGCAAATGcatgtttttatatgtttgtagATGAAGAAACAGAGGCTTATATCAAGAATTCTAGTGCAGTGTACAGAAATAATAAAGTTGGTTTGTGGAGGCTAGTAGTTGTTCGAAACCTCCCATACGAAGATTCAAGGCGTACGGGGAAG ATTCCCAAACTTCTGCTTCATAGGCTTTTTCCAAATGTGAGATTTTCGGTCTGGATAGATGCAAAGCTTAAGCTTGTTGTAGATCCTTATCTACTGCTTGAGAG GTTTTTGTGGAGGAAGAACGCTACTTTCGCTATCTCCCGGCACTACAAACGCTTTGATGTATTTGAAGAAGCAGAAGCTAATAAAGCTGCTGGGAAGTATGACAATGCATCGATTGATTATCAAATAGAGTTTTACAGAAACGAGGGCCTAACACATTATACAACTGCTAAGCTTCCTATTACAAGTG ATGTCCCTGAAGGTTGTGTCATCATCAGAGAACACATTCCCATCACAAATCTCTTCACATGCCTTTGGTTCAATGAAGTCGACCGTTTCACCTCCAGGGATCAAATTAGTTTCAGCACCGTCCGAGACAAAATAAGGGCTAGAGTTGACTGGATGCCTCAAATGTTCCTGGACTGTGAAAGACGCAACTTTGTTGTTCAG GCATACCACAGGGAGCTACTAGAGCAAATGATTGCGTCTGGTTGGAAGCCCCCTCCAGTGGCTAGTGAGCTATCTCGAAATCTCAGACCAGGTAGCAGGAAAGCCCCTCCATCGAAGAAGCCTTCCATGAAGCGGAAAAGGGGGAAGAAATCGAGCTCACGGAGGCGTCTCCCAAAACCAACCACTGGGATGACTGATGTTACTATGGGCTTATGA
- the LOC102718740 gene encoding serine/threonine protein kinase OSK1 has product MEGGGRDPLGGYRIGKTLGIGSFGKVKIAEHILTGHKVAIKILNRRKIKSMEMEEKVKREIKILRLFMHPHIIRLYEVIDTPADIYVVMEYVKSGELFDYIVEKGRLQEEEARRFFQQIISGVEYCHRNMVVHRDLKPENLLLDSKCNVKIADFGLSNVMRDGHFLKTSCGSPNYAAPEVISGKLYAGPEVDVWSCGVILYALLCGTLPFDDENIPNLFKKIKGGIYTLPSHLSPLARDLIPRMLVVDPMKRITIREIREHQWFTIGLPRYLAVPPPDTAQQVKKLDDETMNDVIKMGFDKNQLIESLHKRLQNEATVAYYLLLDNRLRTTSGYLGAEFQESIQSSLSQVTSAETPGSAAEHRLHGHMESPGFGLRHHFAADRKWALGLQSRAHPREIITEVLKALQELNVCWKKIGHYNMKCRWTPGFPSHESMMHSNHSFGAESAIIETDDISEKSTHTVKFEIQLYKTRDEKYLLDLQRVSGPQLLFLDLCSAFLTQLRVL; this is encoded by the exons ATGGAGGGAGGTGGCAGAGACCCTCTTGGTGGTTACCGAATTGGCAAAACCCTTGGGATTGGATCATTCGGCAAAGTGAAGATCGCTGAGCATATACTGACTGGCCACAAGGTAGCAATCAAGATCCTCAATCGCCGTAAGATCAAAAGCATGGAGATGGAAGAGAAAG TTAAAAGAGAAATCAAGATACTCAGATTATTTATGCATCCACACATCATTCGCCTTTATGAGGTCATAGATACCCCTGCTGATATTTACGTTGTTATGGAGTATGTTAAATCTGGAGAGTTGTTTGATTACATTGTTGAGAAGGGAAGACTGCAAGAGGAAGAAGCTCGGCGCTTTTTTCAGCAG ATCATATCTGGTGTGGAATATTGCCATAGAAACATGGTGGTTCATCGTGATCTAAAGCCAGAGAACCTTCTCTTGGACTCCAAATGCAACGTTAAGATTGCAGACTTTGGCTTAAGTAACGTTATGCGTGATGGTCACTTCCTGAAGACAAGTTGTGGTAGCCCAAATTATGCAGCACCTGAG GTGATATCAGGTAAACTATATGCTGGCCCTGAAGTAGATGTGTGGAGCTGTGGTGTTATTCTTTATGCTCTTCTCTGTGGTACCCTTCCATTTGATGATGAGAATATTCCcaacctttttaagaaaataaag GGTGGGATATATACCCTTCCCAGTCATTTGTCACCTTTGGCAAGGGATTTGATTCCAAGAATGCTTGTTGTTGATCCCATGAAGAGGATCACCATACGTGAGATCCGTGAACATCAGTGGTTCACAATTGGTCTTCCGCGATATTTGGCTGTGCCTCCTCCTGACACTGCACAACAGGTTAAAAAG CTTGATGATGAAACTATGAATGATGTTATTAAAATGGGGTTTGACAAGAATCAGCTCATTGAATCACTTCACAAGAGGCTGCAAAACGAG GCGACAGTTGCCTACTATTTACTATTGGACAATAGGCTTCGTACAACCAGCGGCTACCTTGGAGCTGAGTTCCAAGAATCTATT CAatcttctctctctcaagTAACTTCAGCTGAGACACCAGGTTCTGCAGCTGAGCATCGGCTGCATGGGCATATGGAATCTCCTGGGTTTGGCTTGAGGCACCATTTTGCAGCTGACAGGAAATGGGCCCTTGGTCTTCAG TCTCGAGCACATCCACGAGAAATAATAACTGAAGTTCTTAAAGCTCTGCAAGAGCTAAATGTTTGCTGGAAGAAGATTGGACACTATAACATGAAATGCAGATGGACTCCTGGTTTTCCCAGCCATGAAAGTATGATGCATAGCAACCATAGCTTCGGTGCAGAATCTGCTATAATTGAAACTGATGACATCAGTGAGAAATCGACCCACACAGTGAAGTTTGAAATTCAG CTTTACAAAACAAGGGACGAAAAATACCTTCTTGACTTGCAAAGGGTCAGCGGACCACAGCTTCTCTTTCTGGACCTGTGCTCTGCCTTTCTAACTCAGCTGAGAGTCCTTTGA
- the LOC102718457 gene encoding heat stress transcription factor A-4d-like, translated as MESSHSGGGGGGGGGGPPPFLIKTYEMVEDATTNHVVSWGPGGASFVVWNPLDFSRDLLPKYFKHNNFSSFIRQLNTYGFRKIDPERWEFANEDFIRGQTHLLKNIHRRKPVHSHSLQNQINGPLAESERRELEEEINRLKYEKSLLVADLQRQSQQQYVINWQMQTLEGRLMAMEQRQKNMVASLCEMLQRRAGGGVVSSSSLLEADDHFSKKRRVPKIDLFADDGAAVEQKVFELQGIGGSETPGVSPVFPVNGENLDRVELSLVSLEKLFQRANDACTAAEEMYHGGTEPSTAVTPAEMNTAPMETGINLQLLPASLHSTEFAESPTFVHSPELPMAEIHEHARVTAEADVNSEIASSTDTSQDGTTETEASLGPTNDVFWERFLTETPQSCFAGSERQDDAKERLDCNGFRHREKVDQITEQMGHLASAEHTLRT; from the exons ATGGAGAGCTCccactccggcggcggcggcggcggtggcggtggtgggccgccgccgttcttgATCAAGACGTACGAGATGGTGGAGGACGCGACGACCAACCACGTCGTGTCGTGGGGCCCCGGCGGCGCCAGCTTCGTCGTGTGGAACCCGCTCGACTTCTCCCGCGACCTGCTGCCCAAGTACTTCAAGcacaacaacttctccagcttcATCAGGCAGCTCAACACCTAC GGGTTTCGAAAAATCGATCCGGAGAGATGGGAGTTCGCGAACGAGGATTTCATACGAGGCCAAACACACCTTCTGAAGAACATCCATCGACGCAAGCCGGTGCACAGCCATTCGCTGCAGAACCAGATAAACGGGCCGCTCGCTGAATCGGAGAGGCGCGAGCTCGAGGAAGAGATCAACCGGCTCAAGTACGAGAAGAGCCTCCTGGTCGCGGATCTCCAGAGGCAGAGCCAGCAGCAGTACGTGATCAACTGGCAGATGCAGACGCTGGAGGGCAGGCTGATGGCAATGGAGCAGCGGCAGAAGAACATGGTGGCTTCCCTGTGCGAGATGCTGCAGAGGCGTGCGGGCGGCGGGGTCGTGTCGTCGAGCTCGCTGCTGGAGGCCGACGACCACTTCAGCAAGAAGAGGAGGGTTCCGAAGATCGACCTCTTCGCCGACGatggcgccgccgtggagcAGAAGGTGTTTGAGCTGCAGGGAATCGGCGGCTCGGAGACACCAGGCGTATCTCCGGTGTTCCCTGTGAATGGTGAGAATCTTGACAGGGTTGAGCTGAGCTTGGTCTCCCTGGAGAAACTCTTCCAGAGAGCGAACGATGCGTGCACAGCTGCGGAAGAAATGTACCATGGTGGCACTGAACCCAGCACTGCTGTGACTCCTGCAGAGATGAACACTGCACCAATGGAAACTGGAATCAATCTTCAGTTATTACCAGCCAGCCTCCATTCCACTGAATTCGCAGAGTCTCCTACTTTTGTCCACAGTCCAGAGCTGCCAATGGCTGAGATTCATGAACACGCCCGCGTGACAGCTGAAGCTGATGTGAATTCAGAGATCGCATCCTCCACTGATACTTCACAAGACGGCACGACAGAAACTGAGGCTTCGCTTGGGCCGACCAACGACGTGTTCTGGGAGCGGTTTCTCACCGAAACCCCACAATCTTGTTTTGCTGGGTCAGAAAGACAGGACGACGCAAAGGAACGCTTGGACTGCAATGGCTTCCGTCACCGGGAGAAAGTTGATCAGATCACCGAGCAAATGGGGCACCTTGCTTCAGCCGAGCACACGCTGCGTACCTGA
- the LOC102707776 gene encoding non-classical arabinogalactan protein 30-like: MVSAKIRLAVVAALFFLIGALLPVSHASGRRYVAPAPAPAPVPATSSPRRQAPRPRPPPPPPSPPSRIQPVVVVQGTIYCKSCKLSGYNRYMDASPLPNATAELVCYGADRVLNLTSTRTDKNGYFLVMVYDLGMFQRSRCRVYLGSSPTPLCAAPFIPSNKWLGLTLEREKVASLPQGVKGVYRPKSTLMFGPGSSGSCPAAAVPMM, translated from the exons ATGGTGTCCGCCAAGATCCGTTTGGCCGTGGTCGCTGCGCTGTTCTTCCTAATTGGCGCTCTCCTCCCGGTTTCTCATGCGTCGGGGAGGAGGTACGtagctcctgctcctgctcccgCTCCGGTTCCAGCTACTtcttcgccgcggcggcaggcgccgcggccgcggccgccgccgccgccgccgtcgccgccgagccggATCCaaccggtcgtcgtcgtccagggCACGATCTACTGCAAGTCCTGCAAGCTCAGCGGCTACAACCGCTACATGGACGCTTCTCCTCTACCAA AcgcgacggcggagctggtgTGCTACGGCGCCGACAGGGTGCTGAACCTGACGAGCACGAGGACGGACAAGAACGGCTACTTCCTGGTGATGGTGTACGACCTGGGCATGTTCCAGCGGAGCCGGTGCAGGGTGTACCTgggctcgtcgccgacgccgctgtGCGCCGCGCCGTTCATCCCGTCGAACAAGTGGCTGGGGCTCACGCTGGAGAGGGAGAAGGTGGCGTCGCTGCCCCAGGGCGTGAAAGGCGTGTACCGGCCCAAGAGCACGCTCATGTTCGGCcccggcagcagcggcagctgccccgctgccgccgtgccgATGATGTGA
- the LOC102707497 gene encoding receptor like protein 29-like, whose translation MPAASAALLLYLLSVAAAAAAAMDPAERETLLLVMEAVSSDRDWRSVGPDPCGSPWPGLECKPVPGAGNVVSAAKLHVTRLDFGAAPNPACRDTAAFPHLAFALPHLQSLFFVDCFKNPAATTPFTLPPSGNLSSSRLQQLSVRSNPSLSGTLPPQLASIRSLQVLTVSQNALIRGEVPQGIGELKNLVHLDLSYNSLTGPIPSRIGELRSLVGLDLSYNSFSGSIPGQLGDLAMLQKLDLSSNNLTGGVPATITGLTSLTFLALSNNGLSGRLPAGLSDLRDLQYLIMENNPMGVPLPSELGDIARLQELRLANSGYSGSIPETLGRLASLTTLSLENNNLTGRIPAGLSRLKRMYHLNLSKNGLDGVVPFDGAFLRRLGRNLDLSGNPGLCVDDRAVVQVDVGVGLCRRGGADASSSAAASPRAPLTRYAPHRLTGGRWSAALLIRPVAVALCCCCCLLL comes from the coding sequence ATGCCTGCAGCCTCCGCCGCGCTCCTCCTGTACCTTCTctccgtggcggcggcggcggcggcggccatggaccCCGCCGAGAGGGAGACGCTGCTGCTCGTCATGGAGGCCGTCTCCTCCGACCGCGACTGGCGCTCCGTCGGCCCCGACCCGTGCGGCTCGCCGTGGCCTGGGCTCGAGTGCAAGCCCGTGCCCGGCGCCGGGAACGTGGTGTCGGCGGCGAAGCTGCACGTCACGCGGCTCGACTTCGGCGCGGCGCCGAACCCGGCGTGCAGGGACACCGCGGCGTTCCCGCACCTCGCGTTCGCGCTGCCGCACCTCCAGTCGCTGTTCTTCGTCGACTGCTTCAAGAACCCGGCGGCCACCACCCCGTTCACCCTGCCGCCCTCCGGcaacctctcctcctcccgcctgcAGCAGCTCAGCGTCCGGTCCAACCCGTCGCTGTCCGGCACGCTGCCGCCGCAGCTGGCCAGCATCCGGTCGCTGCAGGTGCTCACCGTCTCCCAGAACGCGCTCATCCGCGGCGAGGTCCCGCAGGGCATCGGGGAGCTTAAGAACCTCGTGCACCTCGACCTCAGCTACAACTCGCTCACCGGCCCGATCCCGAGCCGCATCGGCGAGCTTCGGAGCTTGGTCGGCCTCGACCTCAGCTACAACTCCTTCTCGGGCTCCATCCCGGGCCAGCTCGGTGACCTGGCCATGCTGCAGAAGCTGGACTTGAGCTCCAATAACCTCACCGGCGGCGTCCCGGCGACCATCACCGGGTTGACATCTCTCACCTTCTTAGCATTGAGCAACAATGGGCTAAGTGGCCGCCTGCCGGCCGGACTCTCCGACCTCCGCGACCTCCAGTACCTGATCATGGAGAACAACCCGATGGGCGTCCCCTTGCCGTCGGAGCTGGGAGACATTGCGCGGCTCCAGGAACTCCGGCTGGCGAACTCCGGCTACTCGGGCTCGATCCCGGAGACGCTCGGCCGGCTCGCGAGCCTGACGACGCTGTCGCTGGAGAACAACAACCTCACCGGGAGGATCCCCGCCGGGCTGAGCCGGCTCAAGCGGATGTACCACCTCAACCTGAGCAAGAACGGGCTGGACGGGGTCGTGCCGTTCGACGGCGCGTTCCTCAGGCGGCTTGGCCGGAACCTCGACCTGAGCGGCAACCCGGGGCTGTGCGTCGACGACCGCGCCGTCGTGCAGgtcgacgtcggcgtcggcctctgccgccggggcggcgccgacgccagctcgtccgccgccgcctcgcctcgcgcACCGCTCACGCGATACGCGCCGCaccggctcaccggcggccgcTGGTCGGCGGCGCTGCTGATCCGGCCGGTCGCCGTGGcgctgtgctgctgctgctgcctacTGCTCTGA
- the LOC102708062 gene encoding pistil-specific extensin-like protein: protein MALSLKFVVLSLAAVLVALDGAAGPRGGASAMGLPPPQPAVNFSIGVQGMVWCKTCRYPGYFPAMDASPLAGAVAYLRCRHGHRRAASIRAVAGSGGYFRIETSQLTSFTSQECKVYVPRSPSPACVVPGDGRRGLPLKFELFVKRDNGLQGLYSVGNFIFSPKYPNKCY, encoded by the exons ATGGCATTGTCGCTCAAGTTCGTCGTgctctcgctcgccgccgtgctggtCGCTCTCGACGGCGCTGCCGGCcctcgcggcggcgcctccgccaTGGGCCTGCCCCCGCCGCAGCCGGCGGTGAACTTCAGCATCGGCGTGCAGGGCATGGTGTGGTGCAAGACCTGCAGGTACCCGGGCTACTTCCCCGCCATGGACGCGTCCCCGCTCGCAG GGGCGGTGGCGTACCTGCGGTGCCGGCACGGgcaccggcgggcggcgtcgATCAGGGCGGTGGCGGGGAGCGGCGGCTACTTCCGGATCGAGACGTCGCAGCTGACGTCGTTCACGAGCCAGGAGTGCAAGGTGTACGTgccgcggtcgccgtcgcccgcgtGCGTCGTCCCCGGCGACGGCAGGAGGGGCCTGCCGCTCAAGTTCGAGCTGTTCGTCAAGCGCGACAATGGCCTCCAGGGCCTCTACTCCGTCGGCAACTTCATCTTCTCCCCCAAATACCCCAACAAGTGCTACTGA
- the LOC102719206 gene encoding uncharacterized protein LOC102719206 has product MAMEVEEELDEFEVLWPDTDADADDAPPPAISPAPPSEQASMPRAKQQRCAAGSRPVDVPFKTALLHARWKYGGAKEEADDDHGSDVGKVAVVPPHLLLLFGLRRQQEEEEAAPAVSCTPPSLGPRPCKRARDLRHLRNSVLRMTGFIEG; this is encoded by the coding sequence ATGgcgatggaggtggaggaggaactCGACGAGTTCGAGGTGCTCTGGCCTGacaccgacgccgacgccgacgacgcgccaccgccggcgataTCCCCTGCGCCGCCATCGGAGCAGGCGTCCATGCCGCGGGCCAAGCAGCAGCGGTGCGCGGCGGGCTCTCGGCCGGTGGACGTCCCCTTCAAGACCGCGCTCCTGCACGCCCGCTGGAAATACGGCGGTGCTAAGGAGGaggccgacgacgaccacggcagCGACGTCGGGAAGGTGGCGGTCGTGCCGCcgcacctgctgctgctgttcggcctgcggcggcagcaggaggaggaggaggcggcgccggcggtgtcgtgcacgccgccgtcgctggggCCGCGGCCGTGCAAGCGGGCGCGCGACCTGCGCCACCTCCGCAACTCCGTGCTGCGGATGACCGGGTTCATCGAAGGATGA